The Aerosakkonema funiforme FACHB-1375 genome contains the following window.
ACAATTGGGTAGCAATAGTAGTTAACTCCACCGGTACTGCCGGTAAGGGACTTTGATCTGTAAACTTAGACGCGCCCATTGCTAAAACCGATGCGTTTTTGAGATTGAAGTAGTGAGGATTGGTCAAGCTGAAACTGGGCATTACGGAAACGCTATATTTCTGGACTAGAAATTGCTTGCCATCATGGAGAGCTGCTATGGGCAAGGATCTCAAACCAGCATCCGGAATAAAGATGAGGTTCTGAATACCTCGTTTTTCTAATTCCGGTTGCAGCGGTGTGATTATCCATTGGTAAAGTTGTTGAGCGGATTTTAAATAGCTGGTTGTACCGAGTTTGGTTGTATCGGTCACTTCGCCCTGAAGTTCTCTAGCTTGGGCGACAATTTGCGATCGCGTCAAGTTAGGGATGCGCTGACGAATTGGTTCCCCTTCTGCTGTAATCAGCACCATTTCTACTGCATCGCTATCGCGGATTTGGCAATTTTCTTGTGCTGGTTGAGCGTTAGCAGTTGAACCTGGATTGTTTGGTTTTTGCTCAACATTTGGCAACGGTTGTTTGGGACAAGTTACCAGTTCATCTACTGTTGCCTTTCCGCGACTAAATACTATATAGATCAGTGCTGGTTTGACATTGGTTTGTTCTTCCGTTTCCTTAAGAGTATTTTGGATTTCTGCCAAGCTTCTGATTCGCGTCGGAGTATTTAACCCTATATAAGATTCGTAGTCTTGTGTGAAGACTTCCTCGAATGCTCCCTGCACGAAGTCGATTGGTGGTTTGGGAATACCTTCTACTATTGTCGGTCGCGGTGCGGAATTTGCCCGCTCGGTTACCGACTCAGAAATCTCAGTAGGTACAGGTGGCGGTTCCGGTGCAGGTGGCGGTTCCGGTGCAGGTGGCGGTTCCGGTGCTGGTGGCGGTTCCGGTGCTGGTGGCGGTTCCGGTACAGGTGGCGGTTCCGGTACAGGTGGCGGTTCCGGTACAGGTGGCGGTTCCGGTGGCGGTGGCGGTTCCGGTATAGGTGGCGGTTGATCTGAAGTAATAAGCTGAATATTACCCAAAGTGAAGGGGCCTGGGAAAGATTGGGTAGGCGCAATTGTATCAGACCCGGTTTTTATAGCACCAGCAGATCCGTTTGTCGTAGCATCACCCACAATAAACGGCACACCCAAATCTCCTCCGGCATGACGGATAATTATTGAACCCTTGCCTGTACCGCCAGCAGTGGAAATACTACTGCCGTCAGGTAATGTGCCGATCGCACGGAAGAAACGCGCTGTGGTAATATCTACGCTGCCGCCAGTTCCATTCGTTCCTCCCTGTGCGTTGATGCTGCCAACTTGAATATCGTTGGGAGGGTCGAGGAAGACGGAACCGCCTTTACCGACTGTAGCGCTAACATCTATATTGCCGGTGTTGATGCGATCGCCTGACACAACAGTAACAGCACCGCCTGCTTCTACGCCTGTGGATCTCAAGTCACCTGCTGTCACGGCTGCTTTTTCGCTGTAAAGTCCGATCGATCCACCAATTTTAGTAGCAGCTGAAGCATCTAGATTGCCGGTTTCGATCGTGCTGTTTTTGCTGACGATCGTAATATTGCTACCAGTGGTGGTGATATTGCCAGTACGGATACTGCCATTGGTTCTGAGATCTACGGTGTTAGTGGTATTGACATTTCCTTGTATATTAATATCGCCAGTTCCGGCAGAGTGCTGTAAGCTACCGGCTGCGATCGTTCCAGCAGCTGTAAAGTTGTTGGCATTGGCGATCGCAATATTACCAATTCCGGTGACCGCACCCTTAAAGGTAATGTTACCCGTGCCGGCATTCAATGTTAAGTTATTGGCTTTACCCGCCTCGCTATCCAGAACATTGAAGGTGATGTCTTGACCGCCACCGCTACTGAAGTAAGCATCATCGATGAGAGTTACTGGTATATTAAACGAGAGCGCCTTGGCGGTGACAATACCTCCAGCTACAAAAACTCTCTGTGCGTTGAGGATATCTATCTTGGCAAGCGGCGTTCCCGTACCAACAGCACCGTTGAATGTGACGTTGCCTGTGTTAGAAAGGGTTAATTGTCGTTCGCCATTAACTGTACCGGTGAAGGTGATATCGCCAGTACCCGCATGAAGGGTGACATCATTTCCCAAAACGACATTGCGTCCGACGGTGATATTTGGATTTGAGGTGGTGATGTTGGCGTTGAGGGTAGTTACCGCGCTATCGAGGGTGATGGAAGCGTCATCAATGCCGGTAATTGGGCCGTTGACTTGGATTGCACCCGCTCCCGCACGAATTGTTACCGGGTCTGAGAATGTAACTTTATTTACTATTGTTGTAGCAATACTATCGGCGCGTCCGATGGTGATGGAACTGAAACCATTTTGTAATAAGGCGATTTCAGCATCTGTGAGATTGAAAGCACCGGGGATAGCTGCATTAATTGCTACATTCCTATCTTTAGTTGCAGGCTGAAGCACAAGGCTGCTAGTGCCGCTCACCAGTCCGCCAAAGTCGATTTCACCTGCCGTGAGGGTGAGGGGATTGTTGCCTGCGGTTAAGCTGGAATTGAAGGCGATCGCACCTGTACCGGGATTAAATGTGACATTGCCAGTCAGTGTTACTGCGCCGGTGAAGCGGATATCTTTATTATTGGTGATGATATCGCCGGCGGTGAAGATCGCACCTTGGCCGATCTGATTAAAGGCTCCATCTAACTTCATATCAGCAGCATCGGCAATTGTCACCAATTCGCTGTTGTTGATGGTGACACCGCCGTTATTGCTAGTGGCGATCGCACCATTCAAGTTAAAATTTTTACCTGTTAAGTTAATGCCAGTGGGAGTGTTGGTATCCAAATCCCCCAAATTGGTAGCACCATTACCCGATTTCTGAGTGATACTGGCAGCAGTTATCGCACCTGCTTTCACATTGTTGCTATTTTCGATAACGAAATTTCCGATTCTCGTTTGATTTCCCACCGCATTCGCAAAGGCGATATTTCCTCCCGCCGTTAAACTCAAATCGAAATTGCCATCAACGGTATTACCAAAATTGATATCGCCAGCATTCTTACCAGTATTGAGAACAACATTACCTTTGAGAGTAACGGGACTGCTAAAAGTAATATTATCATCGGTAGTGGCGATATCCACAGCAATGGTAACTGCACCAGCACCGATTTGATTAAACGCGCCATCTAAGTTAAATTTAGTAGTTCCCGCCAGTGCTAACGGACTGCTGTGATTAATTGTGAAACTGCCACCATTTGTAGTGGTAACATTCCCGTTGAGATTGAAGCTATTACCTGTTAAGTTAATGCCAGTGGGACTGTTGGTATCCAAATCCCCCAAATTGGTAGCACCATTACCCGATTTCTGAGTGATACTGGCAGCAGTGATTGCTTGTGCAGTGACGTTATTGGCATTGTTAATTGTCAAGTCACCGAGTCGAGTAATACTGCCGATATCGCCAACGGTAATATTTCCCGTACCCGTTTCCAAAGTGAGATTTGTAGCGCCATTAATTGTACCGTTTAAATTTAAATTACCGCCGCCAATTGCACCAGTGCTGAGAGTAATGTTCTTACCAATTTGGGTATTCCCGTTGATGGTAATATCTCGATCGACTGTAGTAATATCAGCGTTGAGTTTGGTTATGCCGCTGAGGGTAATAGAAGCGTTGTCAGTTCCTGTAATTGCACCGTTGACTAGAATTGAACCTAACGGAGACTGGATGATGACAGGATCGCTAAATGCGATCGCATTATTTAATGATATAACACCGCTGCCATTACTGCGTCCGATAATAATGGAATTAAAACCATCAGCTAGTGCGGTAAAATTGGTAGCTGCGATATCTAAATTTTGACCCGCTGTGAATGGCTGAAGCAAAATATTGCCTCTGCCTTGTACCGAATTAGCTGCACCGATGAAGTTAATTTGATTGCTGGTTAAACTGATATTGCCAGTACCGGATAAGCCTTTTGAATTGATACCGGAAACGGTAATGCTGAGGGGAGATTCTAAAGAAATTTCTCCGCCACTTCCATTCACAGAATTTGTTTCCAGATTACCTGCGCTGGTATTAATTGCACCGCTTGTACTGGTAATAGTAATAATCCCGCCATTGCCGTTTTTGGCAATGGAATGAATTGCGCCTGCGGTGATATTACCATTGGCATAGAGAATGATATCGCCGCCATCGCCGTTATTGGAATCAGCGTTTAAAATACCTCTGGCAATATCGATCGCACCTTGTTTGCTGACGATCGTTATATCACCGCCATCACCAACACTACTGGAGTAAGAATTTACTCCTGCGATGGTAATGTTGCCGTTAGCTTCTATGTCGATTGCACCGCCGTTTCCAGTCACTGCACTGGAATCGATCGTGCCTGCACTGGTATTAATTGTGCCTGCGGTGCTAGTGAGTGCGATCGTTCCACCAACACCTGACGATTGCGATCGCGAATTGATATTGCTTGCAGTGATATTTCCAGTGGAATTCAGTGCAATCGTTCCGCCATTGCCACTGGAAGATGAGTTGAGCGTGGCGGCGGTGGTATCAATTGTTGCTCCCGTCAGGGTAATCGCGCCTCCCGACGAAACCAAATCTTTGGCAATAATTAACGCTCCCGCACTAATCATCGAAATTTGTCCGCCGTCGGTAGACAAATTGCCGATAGGGAAATTCAAATTAATTTGACTGGGAGTGGTAGCGTTACCGATAAAAACAGCGGCTCCATTTGTAGTAATGTTGCCGTTGAGGTTAACAATTCCAGGAGTATTGATATTTAAAGGATTGTCTGTACCGCTACCTAAAGAACCTAAAACAATTGCATTTGTGGTGATGTTTTGCGCCGCAGAGAGCGCGATCGCACCGCCATTTCCGTTAACGGCGGAGGAGTTGAGTGTGCCTGCACTGGTATTAATTGTGCCTGCGGTACTGGTGAGGTTAATTGCTCCAGCAGCTCCGTTCTTACTGGAAGAGGAATTGATGTTTCCGGCGGTAATGTTATTAGCAGCTTGGAAAGTAATTGTGCCGCCGTTACCGTTTTCAGAATAGGAAGATACGGCGTTGAAACTTGTATCGATCGCACCAGATGTACTGATGAGGGAAATGTTACCGGCATTGCCGCTACCGACATTTACTACATAGGAAAGTAGCTGTCCGGCAGTAATATTGCCTTGTGCTTTTAGGGTAATTTCCCCGCCTTTGCCGAAAGTAGTTCCCGCATCTAGTTTGCCGATGCTGGTATCGATCGCACCAGATGTACTGATGAGGGAAATATTACCGGCATTGCCCGTACTTCCCTCTCCTACTAAACTAATAATGTTGCCAGTTTTGATATCGCCTGCTGCGTTGATGGTAACCGAGCCGCCGTTACCGATGGTATTATTTTGCGTTCGGCTTTCTATCGTACCAGCGCGGGTGTCAACTGCACCCGATGTGCTATTGAGAGTAATGTTACCGCCATCGCCAGAACTAGCAGCGAAGGAAGATAAGTTGCCAGTTTTGATATCGCCGTTAGCATTAAGTGCGATCGCTCCCGCATTCCTACTAGCAGAAGAGGAGTCGAGTTTAGCGAGACTGGTATCGATCGCACCCAAGAAGCTGGTGATGGTAATTCCGGCTGGTGCTGTGATGTTACCTGCGGTGATATTTTGATTGGCTTTAAGGGTAATAGTAGCGTTACCGGCACCTCTAATAGACCCGCCAGGGGTAAATGCGATCGTACCTGCACCGACAGGAGATTGAATGGTGACCGGATCTTGGAAAGTAACAGCGCCTTCAACGGAAATTGTACCGCTGCTATCCGATCTTCCGATCGTAATTGAACTGAAACCATCTTGAATTCGATCTAAGGATGGCCCTAAATCTAAAGCAGGTGAATCGGGTAAAGGTTCCGCCACGCCAAGTTTAATATTTAAACTGGGGGTAGAAGGTTGAATTGCCAGATTGCCACCATTTGCAGACACAGGCGCAGCAAAAAACGACATTTCATCTGCAATCAGGGTGAGATTGTAAATATCGGCTGCCAAACTGGAATTAAAAGTTATGGTGGCGGTACCGGCATTAAACGTCGTATTGCCTGTCAGAGTTACTGGTGATAAAAACGAGATATTGTCATTGGTGGTGATTAAATTACCGGCAATGGTAACTGCACCAATACCATCTTGAGTGAAAGCGCCATCGAGATTGAAGTTATCTGCTTTCAGATTTAAATTGTTGGTATTGGTGATGGTAACGCTGCCGTTATTGGTAGTAGTAACGCTGTTATTTAAATTGAGGATACCGCTGGAGTTAATATCGATGTTGCCGGCCACTTTCATGGTGGATTT
Protein-coding sequences here:
- a CDS encoding CHAT domain-containing protein, with product MESFNRVFATNNKAKLKSQYTKGNNYSVSTVLCWLFPALAGSVGLQMPPVLAQPIVPAPDGTGTVVTPNGNRLDITGGQQSGDGANLFHSFTEFGLDKGQIAHFLSRPDILNILARISGGNVSYINGLIQVTGGNSNLFLMNPSGIVFGANASLNLPAAFTATTANGIGFGNNWFNAVGTNNYASLVGTPNSFAFTMNQPGSILNSGNLTVGVGQDLTLLGGTVINTGQLSAPAGNISVTAVPGSSLVRLSQAGFVLGLEIQPLVGNAQPNNWTLPIASLPQMLTGGNGGHATGVTVNQDGSIQLTGSGIQIPTEGNTAIASGVINVSGQTGGNVNILGNKVGVVNGNINADGTNGGGNVRIGGDYQGKGTIPNASRTFVSKDSVISADSFSIGNGGRIIVWADEATRFYGTITARGSSVGGKGGFAEISGKEFLDFAGKADLSAPQGAFGTLLLDPANITVVAGLNNPPDLAANDQFDDNPGGSNTITNGTIDNATANVILQATNNIDFNADINIVAPGVGITAQANNDISVLNANITTNGGAVTLNADADNINGGALNLTNATINTNGANFIGIGRGNSISNTGVSLSVSAVNAQGGNIQLTGVGGITSGNNEGITLFESNLQTNGSGTITLSGTGGVGIDQNFGIRMLNAGSLVRAENGEIRLTGVGTGTGTDNSGILIGNGAAVESTGTGAVILDGTGSNGTDSNQGIAIVTTDSRVSSINGNITLTGTSLGTGSGNHGIAIDDDGVVESKGTGNITLIGTGSTNATGINNTGIFIGNSSGGSVGSEVRSIGTGNITLDGSGGNGTNTNPGILIDGAFGGKVTSIDGNINLTGKGGTKGTQTDSAIVLQNNGLAQITGIGAITLNSIIGSIDTSIGTIDTSSESDNRGAIVITGPNDIITGNINSSNIGTGNAGEIRITSTGGNINTSAGTLDSSGTEGNGGAIVLNATGNIQYGNILSSVTNVGDGGNISIDSGGNITANFSSNIESSAINGNGGDITLKAVGNIETVDLNSYGLLSGGNITLNAGGKIDTTTVNPSIPGAINSCSATAIPCSGGSGVGGNVSLTAVNDIVVGGINSSGPSGGGTIDITSSSGAVSSSLISTSTSNSGGNITVNAAGDIKSQGSTATSAPRDINSSSSGSGNGGKIVLNSTGGKIDTSFGTLVSASASGNAGDIQLISPNGVTAGIIDAIGLSGTGNISITSDSIDLNNTISGKGAILLEPFTASNNIVIVAGTTEEDLELEAAIFDNLKDGFTSITIGRSDSSGTISVKGAVTFKDPVTLQSPTGVISALAPITGTDNAAITLNAPTINLAADVKTADQNIILNGNTFLSGNPIVSTGALGAGDISFTGTVDGTSILTVDAGTGNIQFNNAIGSGTPLTGLNINGQNVDIKSTMKVAGNIDINSSGILNLNNSVTTTNNGSVTITNTNNLNLKADNFNLDGAFTQDGIGAVTIAGNLITTNDNISFLSPVTLTGNTTFNAGTATITFNSSLAADIYNLTLIADEMSFFAAPVSANGGNLAIQPSTPSLNIKLGVAEPLPDSPALDLGPSLDRIQDGFSSITIGRSDSSGTISVEGAVTFQDPVTIQSPVGAGTIAFTPGGSIRGAGNATITLKANQNITAGNITAPAGITITSFLGAIDTSLAKLDSSSASRNAGAIALNANGDIKTGNLSSFAASSGDGGNITLNSTSGAVDTRAGTIESRTQNNTIGNGGSVTINAAGDIKTGNIISLVGEGSTGNAGNISLISTSGAIDTSIGKLDAGTTFGKGGEITLKAQGNITAGQLLSYVVNVGSGNAGNISLISTSGAIDTSFNAVSSYSENGNGGTITFQAANNITAGNINSSSSKNGAAGAINLTSTAGTINTSAGTLNSSAVNGNGGAIALSAAQNITTNAIVLGSLGSGTDNPLNINTPGIVNLNGNITTNGAAVFIGNATTPSQINLNFPIGNLSTDGGQISMISAGALIIAKDLVSSGGAITLTGATIDTTAATLNSSSSGNGGTIALNSTGNITASNINSRSQSSGVGGTIALTSTAGTINTSAGTIDSSAVTGNGGAIDIEANGNITIAGVNSYSSSVGDGGDITIVSKQGAIDIARGILNADSNNGDGGDIILYANGNITAGAIHSIAKNGNGGIITITSTSGAINTSAGNLETNSVNGSGGEISLESPLSITVSGINSKGLSGTGNISLTSNQINFIGAANSVQGRGNILLQPFTAGQNLDIAATNFTALADGFNSIIIGRSNGSGVISLNNAIAFSDPVIIQSPLGSILVNGAITGTDNASITLSGITKLNADITTVDRDITINGNTQIGKNITLSTGAIGGGNLNLNGTINGATNLTLETGTGNITVGDIGSITRLGDLTINNANNVTAQAITAASITQKSGNGATNLGDLDTNSPTGINLTGNSFNLNGNVTTTNGGSFTINHSSPLALAGTTKFNLDGAFNQIGAGAVTIAVDIATTDDNITFSSPVTLKGNVVLNTGKNAGDINFGNTVDGNFDLSLTAGGNIAFANAVGNQTRIGNFVIENSNNVKAGAITAASITQKSGNGATNLGDLDTNTPTGINLTGKNFNLNGAIATSNNGGVTINNSELVTIADAADMKLDGAFNQIGQGAIFTAGDIITNNKDIRFTGAVTLTGNVTFNPGTGAIAFNSSLTAGNNPLTLTAGEIDFGGLVSGTSSLVLQPATKDRNVAINAAIPGAFNLTDAEIALLQNGFSSITIGRADSIATTIVNKVTFSDPVTIRAGAGAIQVNGPITGIDDASITLDSAVTTLNANITTSNPNITVGRNVVLGNDVTLHAGTGDITFTGTVNGERQLTLSNTGNVTFNGAVGTGTPLAKIDILNAQRVFVAGGIVTAKALSFNIPVTLIDDAYFSSGGGQDITFNVLDSEAGKANNLTLNAGTGNITFKGAVTGIGNIAIANANNFTAAGTIAAGSLQHSAGTGDINIQGNVNTTNTVDLRTNGSIRTGNITTTGSNITIVSKNSTIETGNLDASAATKIGGSIGLYSEKAAVTAGDLRSTGVEAGGAVTVVSGDRINTGNIDVSATVGKGGSVFLDPPNDIQVGSINAQGGTNGTGGSVDITTARFFRAIGTLPDGSSISTAGGTGKGSIIIRHAGGDLGVPFIVGDATTNGSAGAIKTGSDTIAPTQSFPGPFTLGNIQLITSDQPPPIPEPPPPPEPPPVPEPPPVPEPPPVPEPPPAPEPPPAPEPPPAPEPPPAPEPPPVPTEISESVTERANSAPRPTIVEGIPKPPIDFVQGAFEEVFTQDYESYIGLNTPTRIRSLAEIQNTLKETEEQTNVKPALIYIVFSRGKATVDELVTCPKQPLPNVEQKPNNPGSTANAQPAQENCQIRDSDAVEMVLITAEGEPIRQRIPNLTRSQIVAQARELQGEVTDTTKLGTTSYLKSAQQLYQWIITPLQPELEKRGIQNLIFIPDAGLRSLPIAALHDGKQFLVQKYSVSVMPSFSLTNPHYFNLKNASVLAMGASKFTDQSPLPAVPVELTTIATQLWSGNIALNEAFTIDNLKSEREEKGFAIVHLATHAQFRPGPVSNSYIQFWDTKMGIDQMRNFDWNNPPVHLLVLSACRTAIGNKDVELGFAGLAVQAGVQSALASLWYVSDEGTLGLMTEFYERLKTAPIRAEALRQAQVALITGQVRVEGGQLRGIGNKGGIPLPSELSRSTNRNFSHPYYWAAFTMIGNPW